The following are encoded in a window of Arthrobacter sp. NicSoilB4 genomic DNA:
- a CDS encoding YcnI family protein, translating to MKTSSLPVLRRTLTATAVAGGTAALMLAGVSGASAHVGVTPDKTTANSYALLTFGIPHGCEESGTTKVTITLPAELNDAQPTVNPNWTAEKVTEQLAEPKKLADGASITKRTSQIVYTAKAPLEPSLRDALVLSVKLPDVAGKTLYFPTLQNCEVGQTDWSQLPAEGQDPHSLKAPAPSVTVTASAAADGHTAHAAASDTTPETVQAAAVNDDGAQARSWAGLVAGVGGLALGGLALARGRSNKPVPAGASAPGSAPKE from the coding sequence GTGAAGACTTCTTCCCTACCCGTCCTGCGCCGTACCCTCACTGCCACTGCCGTGGCCGGCGGAACCGCGGCGCTGATGCTCGCCGGCGTTTCCGGCGCCTCGGCCCACGTCGGCGTCACGCCGGATAAGACCACGGCGAACTCCTACGCCCTGCTGACTTTCGGAATCCCGCACGGCTGCGAGGAATCCGGCACCACCAAGGTGACCATCACCCTGCCCGCCGAACTCAACGATGCGCAGCCCACGGTCAACCCGAACTGGACAGCCGAGAAGGTCACAGAACAGCTGGCCGAGCCGAAGAAACTCGCGGACGGCGCCTCCATCACCAAGCGGACCAGCCAGATCGTCTACACCGCCAAGGCACCGCTGGAACCCTCCCTCCGCGACGCCCTGGTGCTCTCCGTCAAGCTGCCCGACGTTGCGGGCAAAACCCTGTACTTCCCGACCCTGCAGAACTGTGAGGTCGGCCAGACCGACTGGTCCCAGCTCCCCGCCGAGGGACAGGACCCGCACTCGCTCAAGGCACCGGCGCCGTCCGTGACGGTCACGGCTTCCGCTGCGGCCGACGGGCACACAGCCCATGCCGCCGCTTCGGACACCACCCCGGAGACCGTCCAGGCGGCTGCGGTGAACGACGACGGCGCCCAGGCCCGCAGCTGGGCGGGGCTGGTGGCCGGCGTCGGCGGCCTCGCCCTCGGCGGGCTCGCCCTGGCCCGCGGCCGGAGCAACAAACCGGTTCCGGCCGGGGCTTCGGCACCCGGCTCCGCACCCAAGGAGTAG
- a CDS encoding 6-carboxytetrahydropterin synthase: protein MFSLTVRRNFMIAHSLPRPAFGPAQGLHGATFVTEVTFRRRTLNDDSIVLDIGEAGEVLDAVLEGLNYKNLDEHPDFAGRLSTTEALAQYVADAVAAKIRNGADGRELAGLDVTLRETPDAWASYSLDFEAS from the coding sequence GTGTTCAGCCTGACCGTCCGCCGCAACTTCATGATCGCCCACAGCCTCCCGCGCCCGGCGTTCGGCCCCGCCCAGGGCCTGCATGGCGCCACCTTCGTCACGGAGGTGACCTTCCGCCGCCGCACTCTCAATGACGACTCGATCGTCCTGGACATCGGCGAGGCCGGCGAAGTGCTGGATGCCGTCCTCGAAGGCCTGAACTACAAGAACCTGGACGAGCACCCGGACTTCGCCGGCAGGCTCAGCACCACAGAGGCCCTGGCCCAGTACGTCGCCGACGCCGTTGCGGCGAAGATCCGCAATGGCGCCGACGGCCGGGAGCTGGCCGGGCTGGACGTTACCCTCCGCGAAACCCCCGACGCCTGGGCCAGTTACTCGCTCGACTTCGAGGCCAGCTAG
- a CDS encoding zinc-binding alcohol dehydrogenase gives MSTSDQHTTATAYWTIGPRQGELRREDLPAPGPGEALVRTLFSGISKGTELVVHNARVPECVAEEMAAPNQEGSFPSPVKFGYLSVGVVEDGPAEWLGKTVFCLYPHQDRYIVPVESLTEVPEDVPARRAVLTGTVETAINGIWEAGPRLGDRVAVIGAGLVGGMVARLLASFPLGRLQLVDVDPAKRALAETLGVEFSHPDDALPDCDIVIHCSASQEGLARALQLAGDDSDVIEMSWYADRNVTVPLGEDFHARRLSIRASQVGVVARARRHRRTNADRLQLAVSLLRDPGFDVFLTGSSTLDELPDVVRQLSDGALNALCHVIEYPATTEATR, from the coding sequence ATGAGTACTTCCGACCAGCACACCACAGCCACCGCATATTGGACCATCGGCCCCCGGCAAGGGGAGCTCCGGCGCGAGGACCTGCCCGCGCCCGGCCCCGGCGAAGCGCTGGTCCGCACCCTGTTCTCGGGCATCAGCAAAGGCACCGAACTCGTCGTGCACAACGCCCGCGTCCCGGAGTGTGTGGCGGAGGAAATGGCCGCCCCGAACCAGGAAGGTTCCTTTCCGTCCCCGGTGAAGTTCGGCTACCTCTCCGTCGGCGTCGTCGAGGACGGCCCGGCTGAATGGCTCGGCAAGACCGTCTTCTGCCTGTACCCGCACCAGGACCGCTACATCGTGCCGGTGGAGTCGCTCACCGAGGTTCCGGAGGACGTCCCAGCCCGCCGCGCCGTGCTGACCGGCACGGTCGAGACCGCGATCAACGGGATCTGGGAGGCCGGGCCACGCCTCGGCGACAGGGTCGCCGTGATCGGCGCCGGTCTCGTCGGCGGCATGGTGGCCAGGCTCCTGGCCTCCTTTCCGCTCGGACGGCTCCAGCTGGTCGACGTCGACCCGGCCAAGCGGGCGTTAGCCGAAACGCTCGGCGTCGAGTTCAGCCACCCCGACGACGCCCTGCCGGACTGCGACATCGTGATCCACTGCTCCGCCTCCCAGGAAGGCTTGGCGCGGGCCCTGCAGCTGGCAGGGGACGACAGCGACGTCATCGAGATGTCGTGGTACGCCGACCGCAACGTCACCGTGCCGCTGGGGGAGGACTTCCACGCCCGCCGGCTCTCCATCCGCGCCAGCCAGGTGGGCGTCGTGGCCCGCGCCCGCCGCCACCGCCGCACCAACGCCGACCGGCTCCAGCTCGCCGTCTCCCTGCTGCGTGATCCGGGGTTCGACGTATTCCTCACCGGTTCCTCCACCCTCGACGAGTTGCCCGACGTCGTCCGGCAGCTCTCCGACGGCGCGCTGAACGCGCTCTGCCACGTCATCGAATACCCCGCCACAACAGAAGCCACGAGGTAA
- the ppsA gene encoding phosphoenolpyruvate synthase, translating to MTTDILWFSELGLKDLDRVGGKNASLGEMVQNLTSAGVQVPDGFATTADAYRSFLADSGLDQRIADRLVGLDTDDVTALAAAGQEIRKLMRDTPFLPDFEAQIRASYQKLVEKHGGSEDLSWAVRSSATAEDLPDASFAGQQETFLNVRGIENILQAIKDVFASLYNDRAIAYRVHHKFEHAEVALSAGVQRMVRSDVGASGVMFTMDTESGFQDAVFVTSSYGLGEAVVQGAVNPDEFYVYKPALEAGRPAILKRGLGEKALQMTYTSNREVGHTIDFVPVEASLRNRFSLTDDDVEQLARHAVAIENHYGRPMDIEWGKDGIDGGLYILQARPETVQSRRTSGSLSRFRLNGTGRVLVEGRAIGQRIGAGSVRILTAIDQMAAFKTGDVLVADMTDPDWEPIMKRASAIVTNRGGRTCHAAIIARELGIPAVVGTGDATDVLSDGLDVTVSCADGETGVIYEGLLDFIVEETEITQLPEAPVKVMMNVGTPEQAFTFAQLPNHGVGLARLEFIINRQIGIHPKALLNLEDQPADVLAEIRDRIAAYDSPRDYYIKRLAEGVATIAAAFAPEPVIVRMSDFKSNEYANLIGGPAYEPHEENPMIGFRGASRYLEPSFRDCFDLECEALSFVRNEMGLTNVKLMIPFVRTVDEASGVIDLLAENGLRRGENGLEVIMMCELPSNALLADEFLDYFDGFSIGSNDMTQLTLGLDRDSAIVAGSFDERNLAVKKLLSMAIKACKARGKYVGICGQGPSDHADFAEWLVEEGIDSVSLNPDTVVDTWLRLAGAAVAAPVN from the coding sequence ATGACGACAGACATCCTGTGGTTCTCAGAACTCGGCCTCAAGGACCTGGACCGGGTGGGCGGCAAGAACGCCTCCCTCGGCGAGATGGTGCAGAACCTGACGTCTGCCGGCGTCCAGGTCCCGGACGGCTTCGCCACGACCGCCGACGCCTACCGCAGCTTCCTGGCGGACTCTGGACTGGACCAGAGGATCGCCGACAGGCTGGTCGGCCTGGATACCGATGACGTGACGGCGCTGGCGGCAGCCGGCCAGGAGATCCGCAAACTGATGCGCGATACGCCCTTCCTGCCGGACTTTGAAGCGCAGATCCGCGCCTCGTACCAGAAGCTGGTGGAGAAGCATGGTGGCTCCGAGGACCTCTCCTGGGCCGTCCGCTCCAGCGCGACGGCGGAAGACCTCCCCGACGCCTCTTTCGCCGGCCAGCAGGAAACCTTCCTGAACGTCCGCGGCATTGAGAACATCCTGCAGGCCATCAAGGATGTCTTCGCGTCCCTGTACAACGACCGGGCCATCGCCTACCGGGTGCACCACAAGTTCGAGCACGCTGAAGTGGCACTCTCGGCGGGCGTCCAGCGGATGGTCCGTTCCGACGTCGGCGCTTCCGGCGTGATGTTCACGATGGACACCGAATCCGGGTTCCAGGACGCCGTCTTCGTCACGTCCTCCTACGGCCTCGGCGAGGCCGTCGTCCAGGGCGCCGTCAACCCGGATGAGTTCTACGTCTACAAGCCCGCCCTGGAGGCAGGCCGCCCGGCGATCCTCAAGCGCGGGCTGGGCGAGAAGGCCCTCCAGATGACGTACACCAGCAACCGCGAGGTGGGCCACACCATTGACTTCGTTCCGGTTGAGGCTTCGCTGCGGAACCGCTTCAGCCTCACCGACGACGACGTCGAGCAGCTCGCCCGCCATGCCGTCGCCATCGAAAACCACTACGGGCGCCCGATGGACATCGAATGGGGCAAGGACGGGATCGACGGCGGCCTGTACATCCTGCAGGCACGCCCGGAAACCGTGCAGTCCCGCAGGACCTCCGGCAGCCTCAGCCGCTTCCGCCTGAACGGGACGGGCCGGGTGCTGGTCGAGGGCCGCGCCATCGGCCAACGCATCGGTGCCGGCAGCGTCCGCATCCTCACCGCGATTGACCAGATGGCCGCCTTCAAGACCGGCGATGTCCTCGTCGCGGACATGACCGACCCGGACTGGGAACCGATCATGAAGCGGGCCTCCGCGATCGTGACCAACCGCGGCGGACGGACCTGCCACGCGGCGATCATCGCCCGCGAACTGGGGATTCCCGCCGTCGTCGGCACCGGGGACGCCACGGATGTCCTCTCCGACGGGCTCGACGTGACCGTTTCCTGCGCCGACGGCGAGACCGGTGTCATCTACGAGGGCCTGCTGGACTTCATTGTTGAGGAAACCGAGATCACCCAGCTGCCCGAGGCCCCGGTCAAGGTCATGATGAACGTGGGCACACCCGAGCAGGCGTTCACGTTCGCGCAGCTGCCCAACCACGGCGTGGGCCTGGCCCGGCTGGAATTCATCATCAACCGCCAGATCGGCATCCACCCCAAGGCGCTGCTGAACCTGGAAGACCAGCCCGCGGACGTCCTTGCCGAAATCCGGGACCGGATTGCCGCCTACGACAGCCCGCGCGACTACTACATCAAACGCCTGGCCGAAGGCGTGGCCACCATCGCCGCGGCGTTCGCGCCGGAGCCGGTGATTGTGCGGATGTCCGACTTCAAGTCCAACGAGTACGCGAACCTCATCGGCGGGCCCGCCTACGAGCCGCATGAAGAGAACCCGATGATCGGTTTCCGCGGTGCCTCCCGGTACCTGGAGCCGTCCTTCCGGGACTGCTTCGACCTGGAGTGCGAGGCCCTGTCCTTCGTCCGCAACGAAATGGGCCTGACCAACGTCAAGCTGATGATCCCGTTCGTTCGCACCGTGGACGAGGCCAGCGGCGTCATCGACCTGCTCGCCGAGAACGGCCTGCGCCGCGGCGAAAACGGCCTCGAGGTCATCATGATGTGCGAACTCCCGTCCAACGCACTACTGGCCGACGAGTTCCTGGACTACTTCGACGGCTTCTCCATCGGCTCCAACGACATGACCCAGCTGACCTTGGGCCTGGACCGGGATTCGGCCATCGTGGCCGGAAGCTTCGACGAGCGCAACCTTGCCGTCAAGAAGCTCCTGAGCATGGCCATCAAGGCCTGCAAGGCCCGCGGCAAGTACGTGGGCATCTGCGGCCAGGGGCCCAGCGACCACGCGGACTTCGCCGAGTGGCTGGTCGAGGAAGGCATAGACTCCGTCTCGCTGAACCCCGACACCGTGGTGGACACCTGGCTGCGCCTCGCCGGCGCTGCCGTCGCCGCCCCGGTGAACTGA
- a CDS encoding glycosyltransferase family 4 protein yields the protein MPARNTPPAGTTLKPGSLRVRLVVPGSVRHNSGGNVYNAALARELAGLGVDVETFPLDGGWPVGSPEDRRRLAALLRDDGGASGRTAAGHTVTIVDGLLACGAPDELAAAAAAGRPAWILLHMPLDDTGQDEAGLERRALRAAAGVICTSTSAAAAIRARHALDGIRVALPGTDTAALAPGSEPPHLLAVAALLPNKAQSLLLAALAALTDLPWTASLIGSDTADPAYAAQLRDAVTRLGLQDRLRIPGELRGSALDAEWAAADLSLLISRAETFGLVVTESIARGVPVVVRAGTGAVEALAAGTPAAGPAAARAAENSTATLPGTAVVLDTDPAPLADVLRRWLAQPALRTRWRAAAVDARDRLPGWNATARTVLEVVNPGHPSPPPAAAGDEKPAAEDSPAAQAVGQ from the coding sequence GTGCCGGCCAGGAACACGCCGCCAGCCGGGACCACGCTGAAGCCGGGCAGCCTCCGCGTCCGGCTTGTCGTGCCCGGCAGCGTGCGCCACAACTCCGGCGGCAACGTCTACAACGCAGCCCTCGCCCGCGAACTTGCCGGGCTGGGCGTGGACGTGGAAACCTTTCCGCTCGACGGCGGCTGGCCGGTAGGCAGCCCGGAGGACCGGCGGCGGCTGGCCGCACTGCTCCGCGACGACGGCGGAGCCTCCGGGCGCACCGCCGCCGGGCACACCGTCACGATCGTCGACGGGCTCCTCGCCTGCGGGGCACCGGATGAACTGGCAGCCGCCGCAGCCGCCGGACGGCCCGCCTGGATCCTGCTGCACATGCCGCTGGACGACACCGGGCAGGATGAAGCCGGGCTGGAGCGCCGCGCGCTGCGGGCGGCTGCCGGGGTCATCTGCACGAGCACCTCGGCTGCGGCCGCAATCCGGGCCAGGCACGCACTCGACGGAATCCGGGTTGCCCTGCCAGGCACGGACACCGCCGCGCTGGCCCCCGGATCGGAGCCGCCGCATCTGCTGGCCGTCGCCGCCCTGCTGCCGAACAAGGCCCAGTCACTGCTCCTTGCCGCGCTCGCAGCCCTGACGGACCTGCCGTGGACGGCGTCGCTGATCGGTTCCGACACCGCGGACCCGGCCTACGCCGCGCAGCTCCGGGACGCGGTGACGCGGCTGGGCCTGCAGGACCGCCTCCGGATCCCGGGGGAGCTGCGCGGCAGTGCCCTCGATGCAGAATGGGCCGCGGCCGACCTTAGCCTGCTCATCTCGCGGGCCGAGACTTTCGGGCTCGTGGTCACGGAATCGATTGCCAGGGGAGTGCCGGTCGTCGTCCGGGCCGGCACCGGCGCCGTCGAAGCGCTCGCGGCCGGCACGCCGGCGGCCGGGCCGGCTGCCGCGCGCGCAGCAGAGAACAGTACGGCAACCCTCCCGGGAACCGCCGTCGTCCTGGACACGGACCCGGCTCCCCTCGCGGACGTGCTGCGGCGCTGGCTGGCCCAACCGGCACTGCGCACCCGCTGGCGGGCCGCGGCGGTTGACGCGCGGGACCGGCTGCCCGGCTGGAATGCCACGGCCCGGACCGTGCTGGAAGTGGTGAACCCGGGACACCCGTCCCCGCCGCCGGCGGCCGCCGGGGACGAAAAGCCGGCCGCGGAAGATTCCCCTGCCGCACAAGCTGTTGGACAATGA
- a CDS encoding phytase has translation MRIVARILTPLMVAGLLVGLAAPVASAAVVQVSATVETAPIHGSGDAADDPAIWMHPTDPSKSTIIGTDKSTDGRGLVVYDLSGRELFYYPDGRMNNVDVRYNFPLGSSRVGLVGVSNRARSLDFYKVNESDRSLTKVGSFAPTASIATPRGFSFYHSPDTGKYFAYVTDIGKVEQWELDGSTGSVKGRLVRSWTVSGPAHTEGLVADDEMKRLYIAQEDIGGIWRYGAEPGDSTAGTRVVSTTENGGDIVQDVKGISIYYGSGGAGYLLAASQGSNRFHAYARDDNRPLGAFAIPAGNGIDAVTGMDGVDVTNFGVGGPFPQGFFVTQDTANDGGQRQNFKAVPWQSIAAAYTPALLVDAAYDPRKIGAGTPTSQPPDTTITSQPASPTSSTSAQFGFTSTSTGATFACSLDSAAFANCISPVSYTGLSAGVHTFQVRASDQNGADPTPASHTWTVDTTPPPADTVPPETTITSGPPAASTSTSASFAFTSSEANSTFQCSLDGAPRVACTSPQTYTGLSIGSHTFGVWATDAAGNTDTTAATQTWSVSPSDPGGGSGIIVRESVSQATNTTAGTTLTIPKPANVAPGDLLVSCLALNGGSITTTGVPAGWTRLAAVTTIANPKVYGYYKVATASESAGYSWTTTSTTSGGGIARYSGASGLDTAATSASGAAASSGTVPAVTSTTANAMLVGCMSVNSSSASLTPPGGMAQAVEAGARRFEIADGIQSIAGPSGAKTWTFSAAREWAGWLVALRPKTP, from the coding sequence ATGCGCATAGTCGCCAGAATCCTCACTCCCTTGATGGTGGCTGGACTGCTTGTGGGGCTCGCCGCTCCGGTCGCGAGTGCGGCCGTGGTGCAGGTCAGCGCAACGGTCGAAACTGCCCCGATACACGGATCAGGGGATGCCGCGGACGACCCGGCCATCTGGATGCATCCCACCGATCCGTCGAAGAGCACCATCATCGGCACGGACAAGAGCACTGATGGGCGTGGCCTTGTCGTCTACGACCTGTCCGGACGGGAGTTGTTCTACTACCCCGACGGACGGATGAACAACGTTGATGTCCGGTACAACTTCCCCCTCGGCAGCAGCCGCGTCGGCTTGGTCGGTGTCTCGAACCGGGCACGGAGCCTTGACTTCTACAAGGTCAACGAGTCGGATCGCTCGCTGACGAAGGTCGGCAGCTTCGCCCCCACCGCCAGCATCGCCACGCCACGCGGGTTCTCCTTCTACCACTCCCCGGACACCGGTAAGTACTTCGCTTATGTCACCGATATCGGCAAGGTCGAGCAGTGGGAACTCGATGGCTCCACCGGATCAGTTAAGGGACGGCTCGTGCGCAGCTGGACGGTGAGCGGTCCCGCCCACACCGAGGGCCTGGTGGCCGATGATGAGATGAAGCGGCTCTACATCGCCCAGGAGGACATCGGCGGGATCTGGCGCTACGGCGCCGAGCCTGGGGACTCGACCGCCGGGACGAGAGTTGTCAGCACCACCGAAAATGGCGGCGACATCGTCCAGGACGTCAAGGGCATCAGCATCTACTACGGCAGCGGTGGCGCCGGATACCTGCTGGCCGCCAGCCAGGGCTCCAACCGATTCCACGCCTACGCCCGCGACGACAACAGACCGCTCGGGGCCTTCGCCATCCCGGCCGGAAACGGGATCGATGCTGTCACCGGCATGGACGGGGTAGACGTCACCAACTTCGGCGTCGGCGGGCCCTTCCCCCAGGGCTTCTTCGTCACACAGGACACCGCCAACGACGGCGGGCAGCGCCAGAACTTCAAGGCGGTGCCATGGCAGTCCATCGCTGCCGCTTACACGCCGGCTCTACTCGTCGACGCTGCCTACGACCCGCGCAAGATCGGGGCTGGGACCCCCACTTCCCAACCGCCGGACACGACGATCACGAGCCAGCCAGCCAGCCCGACGAGCTCCACATCGGCTCAGTTCGGCTTCACCTCGACGTCGACCGGCGCGACCTTCGCCTGCTCGCTCGACTCGGCAGCATTCGCCAACTGCATCAGTCCGGTGTCGTACACAGGACTGTCTGCTGGCGTGCATACCTTCCAGGTTCGTGCATCCGACCAGAACGGCGCCGACCCGACTCCCGCCAGCCATACGTGGACCGTGGACACGACCCCACCGCCGGCGGACACGGTGCCCCCGGAGACGACCATCACGTCGGGACCACCTGCGGCATCGACGTCGACCAGCGCCTCCTTCGCATTCACCTCGAGTGAAGCCAACTCGACGTTCCAGTGCAGCCTGGATGGTGCGCCGCGCGTCGCATGCACCTCGCCCCAGACCTACACCGGATTGTCGATCGGATCCCACACATTCGGGGTCTGGGCCACCGACGCGGCCGGCAACACCGATACGACGGCAGCGACGCAGACCTGGAGCGTCAGCCCCAGCGACCCGGGAGGCGGCAGCGGCATCATCGTCCGTGAGTCGGTCAGCCAGGCAACGAACACCACAGCGGGCACCACACTCACGATCCCCAAACCCGCCAACGTCGCCCCAGGAGATCTCCTGGTCAGCTGCCTCGCCCTGAACGGCGGCAGCATCACCACGACGGGCGTCCCGGCCGGCTGGACACGGCTGGCCGCGGTGACCACCATCGCAAACCCGAAAGTCTACGGCTACTACAAAGTGGCCACTGCGTCCGAGTCGGCAGGCTATTCCTGGACGACGACTTCGACGACGAGCGGAGGGGGTATCGCAAGGTATTCCGGCGCCTCAGGGCTTGACACCGCCGCGACGTCTGCATCCGGTGCGGCGGCATCCTCGGGAACCGTCCCGGCAGTAACGAGCACAACGGCGAACGCGATGCTCGTCGGCTGCATGAGCGTCAACTCCAGCTCGGCCAGCCTCACTCCGCCGGGCGGCATGGCCCAGGCAGTCGAGGCTGGCGCACGCCGCTTCGAGATTGCCGACGGCATTCAGTCGATCGCGGGGCCAAGCGGGGCGAAGACGTGGACTTTCAGCGCCGCCCGCGAGTGGGCCGGCTGGCTGGTAGCGCTTCGACCGAAGACGCCGTAA
- a CDS encoding DUF4232 domain-containing protein, whose protein sequence is MTAQRINNRLAFTTAAAVAALFLAGCGTGTPQSQTSSTPAASPADSASQPAASGAAAGPAASTPASAAPAPAGPALCKAAGLTATTDSTGGGAAGSVYMQLLLTNTGSEPCFLSGFAGVSLTAGADGAPIGAAAARDTTPATEVLLEPGQAGAATLRYTQAANYPDCSLTPAAGFRIYPPEDTASLFLAQPRDACANAGINLLTIGAFQAQ, encoded by the coding sequence ATGACGGCTCAGCGAATCAACAACAGACTGGCATTTACCACGGCGGCAGCCGTGGCAGCGCTCTTCCTTGCCGGCTGCGGCACCGGCACGCCGCAGTCCCAGACGTCCAGCACCCCGGCGGCCTCCCCCGCCGATTCCGCGAGCCAGCCCGCCGCCTCCGGTGCGGCCGCCGGCCCCGCCGCGTCGACTCCCGCTTCGGCGGCGCCCGCGCCCGCCGGCCCGGCACTGTGCAAGGCCGCCGGGCTGACGGCCACCACGGATTCCACCGGCGGTGGCGCGGCCGGCAGCGTCTACATGCAGCTGCTCCTGACGAACACGGGCTCCGAACCCTGCTTCCTGTCGGGCTTTGCCGGCGTCTCCCTCACCGCCGGTGCCGATGGAGCCCCGATCGGCGCCGCAGCGGCCCGGGACACCACCCCCGCCACCGAGGTTCTGCTCGAACCGGGCCAGGCCGGCGCCGCCACCTTGCGCTATACGCAGGCCGCCAACTACCCGGACTGCAGTCTGACTCCTGCCGCTGGCTTCCGCATTTACCCGCCGGAGGACACCGCCTCACTGTTCCTCGCCCAGCCCAGGGACGCCTGCGCCAACGCCGGCATCAACCTGCTCACCATCGGCGCCTTCCAGGCCCAGTAG
- a CDS encoding DUF4192 family protein codes for MQGNRLGATLRSNSPRPHTDHVAALRYESDTAVMPLRDAWTDACEVWMNYLRTDLGCCTEESLEKFTASTGNAALVYAGSNITGFTKPAPFTGTTGTCDTIPAYSPDGRGEGLERIREQWAQVLRNPASLTARTAQELAGAFQDAITRDYLMRDVITNAPDQFTPVMLGVFRGRPDWARVDTAQEVAFELMKAAPEGKRAPMLCLIGWLEWLKGKSRFAARYLKLALEDTTDYRLAVLLAELVSRGMVADCARNPEKSYARTKNR; via the coding sequence ATGCAGGGAAACCGGCTCGGTGCCACGCTCCGCTCCAACAGCCCCCGACCGCACACCGATCACGTCGCGGCACTGCGTTACGAATCGGACACTGCGGTAATGCCGCTGCGGGACGCATGGACGGACGCTTGCGAAGTCTGGATGAACTACCTCCGCACGGACCTGGGCTGCTGCACTGAGGAGTCGCTGGAAAAGTTCACCGCCAGCACCGGAAACGCCGCCCTGGTCTACGCCGGAAGCAATATCACCGGATTCACCAAACCGGCCCCGTTCACCGGTACCACCGGAACCTGTGACACCATCCCGGCCTACAGCCCGGACGGACGGGGTGAAGGGCTGGAACGCATCCGGGAGCAATGGGCTCAGGTTTTGCGGAACCCCGCCTCCCTGACAGCCCGGACCGCGCAGGAACTGGCAGGAGCTTTTCAGGACGCGATCACCCGGGATTACCTGATGAGGGACGTCATCACCAACGCACCTGATCAATTCACGCCCGTGATGCTGGGCGTGTTCCGGGGCCGCCCGGACTGGGCCCGTGTGGACACCGCCCAGGAAGTCGCCTTCGAACTGATGAAGGCAGCCCCCGAAGGAAAGCGCGCCCCGATGCTGTGCCTGATCGGCTGGCTGGAATGGCTCAAAGGCAAGTCCAGATTCGCTGCCCGGTACCTCAAGCTGGCACTGGAGGACACCACCGACTACCGCCTCGCCGTGCTGCTGGCCGAACTCGTGAGCCGCGGAATGGTCGCTGACTGCGCCCGGAACCCGGAAAAGTCCTACGCCCGCACCAAGAACCGCTAG
- a CDS encoding pyruvate, water dikinase regulatory protein: protein MTNDAPRPVYFLSDSTGITAETLGNTLLTQFPENEFDRITIPFITTADQARAVVKVIDHRAATGLQPIVFSTAVGSDIRHTLGTCNGIIVDLIGTHVGQLERALGTEASGEPGRAHGLGNAARYQSRMAAVEYAMEHDDGQSLRALEKAQVILVAPSRCGKTPTTMYLALQHGIFAANFPLVDEDFEREGLPRPLRPFVSKCFGLTTNPLRLSQVRTERRRGSPYASLRQCGFELRSAERLYVSHGIPYLNSASVSVEEMAATILQKMNLKH from the coding sequence ATGACCAATGACGCTCCCCGCCCGGTCTACTTCCTTTCGGACAGCACGGGCATCACCGCAGAGACCCTCGGCAACACCCTGCTGACGCAGTTCCCCGAGAACGAATTCGACCGCATCACGATCCCCTTCATCACCACCGCCGACCAGGCCAGGGCCGTCGTCAAGGTGATCGACCACCGTGCCGCCACCGGTCTGCAGCCGATCGTGTTCTCCACCGCCGTCGGAAGCGACATCCGCCACACCCTGGGCACGTGCAACGGGATCATCGTGGACCTCATCGGGACCCATGTCGGGCAGCTGGAGCGCGCCCTGGGAACCGAGGCCAGCGGGGAACCGGGCCGGGCCCACGGGCTGGGCAACGCCGCCCGGTACCAGTCCCGGATGGCCGCCGTCGAATACGCCATGGAGCACGACGACGGCCAGAGCCTGCGCGCGCTTGAAAAGGCCCAGGTCATCCTGGTGGCCCCGTCGCGGTGCGGCAAAACCCCCACCACCATGTACCTGGCGCTGCAGCACGGCATCTTCGCCGCGAATTTCCCGCTGGTGGACGAGGACTTTGAACGCGAAGGGCTGCCCAGGCCGCTCCGGCCGTTTGTTTCAAAGTGTTTCGGCCTCACCACCAACCCCCTGCGCCTGAGCCAGGTCCGCACCGAACGTCGCCGGGGCTCGCCCTACGCGTCGCTGCGGCAGTGCGGCTTCGAGCTGCGCAGCGCCGAACGCCTGTACGTGTCGCACGGCATTCCCTACCTCAATTCGGCCAGCGTCTCCGTTGAGGAAATGGCAGCCACTATCCTGCAAAAGATGAATCTCAAGCACTAG